One window of Magallana gigas chromosome 2, xbMagGiga1.1, whole genome shotgun sequence genomic DNA carries:
- the LOC105328697 gene encoding haloacid dehalogenase-like hydrolase domain-containing protein 3 — MQPVKLVTLDVTNTVIRVVGGVGFQYANVAKVHGVKLNPDNVSRAFRQKWKEHNKLYPIFGSKNGLTSREWWNGLVKKTLTQSGMDLEDDALGTVSLEICKHFETEGWMLIPQSVRVLQELKERNLTVGAVSNFDDTLESVLKRMSIHHYFDFVLPAWTAGCAKPDPEIYRQALDAGGATAAEAIHVGDDLQNDYLGPRKVGIRSILFCPNASNIPTDVDCSITDLYDIFKYL, encoded by the coding sequence ATGCAACCTGTGAAGCTAGTCACTCTGGATGTGACAAACACAGTTATACGAGTTGTTGGAGGCGTTGGCTTTCAGTACGCTAATGTAGCAAAAGTACACGGAGTAAAACTGAACCCTGACAACGTCAGTCGAGCATTTCGACAAAAATGGAAAGAACACAATAAACTTTATCCTATCTTTGGGAGCAAAAATGGTTTGACATCCCGCGAGTGGTGGAACGGTCTGGTAAAGAAAACACTTACACAGAGTGGAATGGATCTTGAGGATGATGCACTAGGTACAGTTTCTCTAGAGATCTGCAAGCATTTTGAAACTGAGGGCTGGATGTTGATTCCACAGTCAGTGCGAGTGTTACAGGAACTGAAGGAGAGGAACCTGACAGTGGGGGCTGTATCAAACTTTGACGATACTCTAGAAAGTGTCTTAAAAAGGATGTCTATTCATCATTACTTTGACTTTGTTCTTCCTGCATGGACTGCAGGCTGTGCTAAACCAGACCCAGAAATCTACCGCCAAGCTCTGGATGCTGGCGGAGCAACCGCTGCTGAGGCCATTCATGTAGGGGATGATCTTCAAAATGATTATCTGGGACCTAGAAAAGTCGGAATCAGGAGCATTTTATTTTGTCCAAATGCCTCCAATATTCCAACAGATGTGGACTGCTCTATTACAGATCTGTAcgatatatttaaatatttataa